The sequence below is a genomic window from Hippocampus zosterae strain Florida chromosome 15, ASM2543408v3, whole genome shotgun sequence.
GCCCTCCGTGCGAGCCTCATCGCGGCGCCTTGGAATGCTGGGAAAGTCGTCAATGGCAGGGCGGCGCCAGCGACCTTCTGGTTGCCTCGTGCTCAGTCTCGAGCGGCCTCTCCCGGCTGCAGCCACGCCGCTCTTCCATCATGCAGCTCTGCGAGGGAGGACACACGCTGTGGGTGGGATGCAAGGACATGACTATGCATAATGCAGTGTATGTGCTGCGCTGTGACACATGAATGTTGTGTGGGAGTCATTTGGGGGACTATTGAACATGGCTGAggggagggtttttttcttgggtAGGAAAACTCCATGTTGATGTCAAGGAAGAGGTTGTACAAGATGGCTGACAGGTCAAGGTGGTGTTCAGGTGTTGTGGCGGAAGGGtcaaggaggagttcatacATCCTGGCTGAGTCGTCAAGCAAGAGTCCATTTTCCAGGTATGAGGGGTTGAAGTGGAGTTCATATATGGATGAGAACCTCAAGAGGGGTTTATACATCATGGATGAGAGGTTGGAAAGGAGTTTATCCATCAGGGTTAAGATGTCAGGCTGAGTTTAAATCATGGCTGAGTGATCATGAAGGACATCACgcgaattcattcattcttcgTTGATGAGAAGTCCAAGTGGAATTCATAGTTCATAGACCACAGTTGAGGCATCTAGGAGGAGTTCATACACCATGAATGAATGGTCAAGGAGTTAATGTAATGGGTGAGTCCACACGTCAAGGGTGAGAAGTTAAAGCGGTGTTAATATGTCATGGTTGAGTATTTGAGGAAGACTTCATACGTATCGGCTGAGGAATGGGAGGAGCTCAAGCCAAAGGATTTCTTATGTTACGGATGAGAGGGTGTCGTGGAGTATTTTGGTCATTACCGAGTGGTCAACGAGGAGCTGATAGGTCCTGATTGAGTAGAAGTACAGGTGAAGAAGTTCATGTCATATATGACAGGTTGTGGAGTTCATACAATGACAAGTCAAAGAGAAGTTCATTCATCATAACTGAGCGACCGAGGACAAGTTCATCCAGTATGTCATGGCAGAGGGGGTGGTAGGAGTTCACACATCTTTTGCAAGAGGTCGAGAAGGAGTTCATACATCTAGCCGAAGCGGTCTAAAATGATGTGATCTTGTTAACACGCTAACCACAGACACAAGATGTCTTAAGTATAAGTACAGCAAAGGCACAAGCGCACCCACGCACTAACACGCAGGGACGGCAGTAATAATGATGGATGGCGTCTCATCCGGCTTCAGAGGCAACTCAGCGGGCCTGGCAGACTCAGCAGAGACCCCGTGCAGGCATCAGGCTGAGTCAGAGGGACAGCTAAATAGAGGCCGGCTGGGGAAAAAGGGCTGTCATCATGGGAGCGGCTGAGCAGCGTGTAACCCAGACATGAAACGCAGCCCAAGCAGCTGAGGCGATCGTGAGGAAGCACCATGTTCACCGCAGGTGTCAGCGCCACCATTTGAACGCCTCAAAAAGTGATGCGTGCAAATGCTCCGCAGGGTAAGTCTCCCCCGGGATGTCACTCAGCTTTGCGAtggccttttattttattcacatgATCATTCACCTGCCTGCTGGCAccacgtttttgtttgtttgtttgtttgtttgtttgtttgtttcagaaaATGCATATTCATCAACAGAGCAGACATTCTTGTTTGCCGTGACTCTTTCATCTTGCTCCCTCCCAtctcctcctctttttccttgcGTAACTGCTCATTCCTCCCCTCTCTGCTCGCCGAAAATATAATAATAGTATTTGTTTACTGAACTCTGCAAGCAGCACATTATATTGTTCGGTCTCCCGAAGACTTCAGTAACAgcaccaaaaagaaaatcactatACCGAggccaaaacaaagtcattttaACCAGAGTGTGACAAGTGGATATTAAGTGTCATGTAATTtttctatttatattttattgaaaaaaatgccatAGACCTTTTATGGAGGACCAAAAATGCACACGTCACTGTCATACCGACATGCTTGTTGCATGTCAATCCCGACCGTCAAATTAGAACCACCTGCCCTTCAGCAAGCTCTCTCGTTTTACCAACCTCCTTGTAGCACGCCAGTTAGTGAACACACCCTGTTTGGACTCACGTCAGGATCCGCTCCGGGGATCTTATATGCAACGTGGAATCTCACCCTTCCCAGAGCCTCCGACAACCCCTCGTGGCCCCGTCTTCTCCTTTCTgcagcggagggggggggggggaggggggtgactCCATATCTTTTAATTACATACAGGAAACTCCTGTTACAAAGGACACTTTTTGGGTGGATCTGCAGGGGGAGGCTGTGAGAAATTCTCGTCTCCCAGTGGCCTCTCCGGTGTGTGGGTGGTACTGGCTGAATGGCTTGTACCACCCAAAGATTTGAGTCagcaatatatttattattattttttgccccaaaacaaaatggctgactgcaGTATCAATGTGTGTCTTTTTTCATGTCCTAATATCATTTTATACAGCTGGATCAAGATTCCCACatcagcacgtttttttttttaatcccccctTTTCCAGctctaggatttttttttttttttttgctccggtGGTCTCTAACTGACAGGAACTCAAGCACTATTTGTTATCTTTAGGCCCAATAAGTCCATCTGGTTTTGGTTTGGCTCTTGGAGATCGCCCCTGGGGATGTGGATGGAGGGCAAGGCGGGGCAGGTCGAGGCGAGGCGGTGGAGGAACATTCAGgtctctcactctctttttttcctctctctctctctctctctctctctctctctctctctctctctctctctctcctcctaaATTGAATTTCTCACCGTTGCGACCCAGGTCTCGCAGCGCGAACTTGCAGCTGGCTTCCAACCCTCGGGCTTCTGAAAAGAATATTTGGAAGAAATCAGTCTCATCTGTTTTCTCAGGAAACGTTCTTTATATtcttagaaaagaaaaaaaaacacgcagcaAATATATCAGGAATTCTGTAACCAATGAATACCTGCTACAGTGTGGTTTGCGGCTTTTTAGATCTGAGATTTTCAAGACTGGTCTACTGGAAGAGATGCAGTGTTAATTCAAGCAAGCACAAGAGTAATAGGCCCAATAGTCATTGTTTCACcagaggaaatacaatacatgtcGATGATTTTAGTTTGTGTTGCCACTCCATTTGTGGTAAcgtagcagttgtttgaagggTTAGAATTACTGTAACAGCAATGCTAATTTCCATCAGCCTGTCGACAgtgtgaaaaatacaaataggcTTGAAGCAAACACAGTGTGCCTCTTTTATGAAGAACTGTGGGAGTTTTtctagtttttgttgttgaagacatgctctcatttttttacatttagagTGAGAACAGGCTTTCAGAATAAATTTAAATGTGTTAAAAGCATGCGTGAAAATAGCGTGAAACTattcaaaaaaatgattttttttagcttgcTATATCATGGATTTTCATCTGTCAAGACCCAGCGAGTTGGATACAACGCAAAAAAATTTCATTGCTCTTCATGTCTTTTTCTCTCTGCAGACGAGATCAACGGTATATCAACGGGAAGTGTCAGCCAAAGCAAGATGAAGAAATGCGCACCAGCCAACATATTGATATGTGCCACCGCACAGCTCGCACAGTTGCTATCGCTGCAGTGAGATCAGTCGGAGAAGGTATTTGATATCGTATTTTGTCctctatatactgtattgaaATTCAATATGCGCTTTATGAGGTAAGCTACAATAAGAATGGCAAAATCTCGCCATCACTCCATAAATACATACGTACATGCTGTTCTTCTTGGTACTAATTAATGTAGAGGGCTACCAGTGTGATACATACTTCTGTAAAAATGGCTTCAAATTACTTTACTTATGTGTTATTAATAAGTATAATCATTTATGTGAAGACATTGATCGTGTTAATGATCTCTCAAAATAAGTGATACAACAAGGTGTGgaaatggaatggaaaaaaaataaatatatatacacacacacacacacacacactcactcccaCTCATATATAGATTGACAAAAAagttgtgttgaatttactcatttttatttcatcaagtggtggcacaaaataaaaagcatctGGATCgggacacctttttttttttaagtggaccatacatttgctgaaaaaaaatggatctggATCCAGAGGCttttatttcgtgcaaccaCTAATTAAACACgcctttttttcagtgtatttcATTTGTCACACATCTACTTTCAAACCTATAAAAAGTGTTTGATCGCCATCCAATGTACATAACAAGAGGATTCGAACATTTAAGCTTCACTACTTTAATACTACTCCACATTACGTTCAGTGAGTGTCTCCGGAACGTGCCTTTTTTCTTGTTGCTGTTGCATGAATTCCTCCTTCTCCCTGGGGCGTATTTAATTCTTTGACAACATCCAAACTCCTGCGTGTAATCTGAGCCGCGATCTGTTCAAACATGACGCACATAAACACTTCCTTATAGGCCCGAGATGAAAGCCTGTGACTAACTCCTTGAAACTAATAAGGAGCATCTGAGGGAGCctgttgtgaatgtgtgtgtgtgcatgtgtgtgtgcgcatgtgtgtgtgtgtgtgtgtgtgtgtgtgtgtgtgtgtgtctgatacAATTTATTCACCTGAGCAAATAAACTGTGAGTGTGTGGGGTGCTCATGGTTGAGGAAAAAAGGAGGCTTTGACTGAGATACAGTACCCTGCCGGGGAAGGGAAAAAGAAGCTGGAAaggagacctttttttttcgtgcAGAGGTCACAGGAAGGGCAGAAAATGCGAGACTTTTGAGAGGTGAATGTGACGATTTCAAGCTACGTTACCACAAAGTATACATTCTGTTTGAGGCAGCCGTGTCCTGTAAAAAAAGTACACTGAGGTCTTATTTTACATTGGCCACTGCATTAGTCAGGGATTGCTGCACACTCAATGGTGGAGAACCATGAGAAATGTCTATTTATTTGGAcagaaatagtaaaaaaaaaaaaaaaatgagaatgtcGCAGACAAGGCCATCGGACAGCAATCAAAAAATGGACGTGGAGAGAAAAATGCTCTTTTAGTGTTACGAGATTGACTGGCCACAACATTAAAATCTAATGAGACCAGTGAtgtatccgatttttttttagatttgtttGTATTATGAAACTGTCCCATGTCTACCTTATCTGatatttcacattattttttttttgttctacatgtttgttttcttcccgcgaccctagtgaggatcaagcggttaggaagatgaatgaatgaatgaatgaatgtttgttttcttttaaatgggTCAATTTGATACATAACAGGTTATATATCTGGCTTTGATAGGACGAGTGTTTGCCAAATCAAACATCTAAAGATTTTATAAGAGAAGATTGACAaacttttaaatatatatttttaatgtaattttgacttttttaagtGGATGTTTGCACAATGCATGTGCATGGGGCAGCAGTCAGGTGctgcaaattaaaataaattaaaacaaggTTATaacagaatgaaaataaaaaatggttgATCCTAAAGCATTTTACTTTGTAAGTCAATTTTAGCCACAACGTAACTGCAATGTGTACCATGAAATGGAATGAAGTGGAGAGGGGTTGCAACAATATGACAAATTTaaattgtcttctttttccAAAGGTAAAAACAAGGCCTGTACATGTTTGTACTACAaaagtttgaaatatttttcaagGAGGACCAATATTACTCAAACCACAGTAGGAGGGTTAATATAGCAGGTGTGTGGGAAAAGATTTAAGGCCAGCAGAAAATATTTTCTACATTTATGCAGTTAAATGTCCCCACACAACAGAATGAGAGGGTTAATATTCTTGTTTGCAACCAGTAATGAAACAAATGGAATTAATCGAAACCAAGTGGAACTTTTCACGGGGTGAAAAGCACCCTCAAATGGCTGTGCGCTTCAGCCTACGCTGGAGTCAAgctgaaaataaacaaaccacTCAGGTTTGAGACCCAATATCAGTTTAATGCGTGTACactcaacaaaagaaaacatgcagAATTGTGTGAGTAACCTATTGAACTTCAAACAATCCAAAGATACATGATGGCTTTTAAACCAGAAAGCCTGCAAATGTGCGTACTAACCCAAGTGTCATCCACTCACTATGCAACGGTGGGGAGATGGGTGTTCCTTTCAGTTATACGGTGAGCCTTCATAGAAGGCGAATCTGTCACGTGGCAGCGGGGCAAACAAGCATCTATAATGAGGTGTAACTATTGTGGCTTAACAGCTCTTGCAGACAGTACCGGtagtatttaaaaaaggaaaaaaaaaagctacaaaaatTACTTTTGtgcactgacaaaaaaatgaaagcattcagCTGATAAGACATTTTGTTGATGCTTCGCAAAGTACAAGCAGCGGTGAAACCTACAGTTATAATTAATCATTTAATACTGTTATAAAGTGTGGCAccaacaacatacagtacaccGCATGGATGTTATGTCTTTCTtaattccatccattcatttttctgaTGAGCTTATCCTCaaagagtcgcagggcatgctgaagcctatcccggcagtcggcgggggacaccctaaattggttgccagccaatcacagggcgcatGTAAACACACCGCCATTCACGCTCCCAATCACACTTAGGAGcacttttgagtgttccattaacctgccatgtacgTTTgtgaaatgtgggagaaaaccagagtacccgaagaaaacccatgcaagcacggggagaactccagtgagctggaattgaatccaaTTTACAGTCAACATTCAAATCAATGTTGCTACAGCAAGTGAGGCTCACATCGGTTCCACACAAGGATTCCACATGATGCCAGGATTGTATATATTGCTTTTAAATCCCAACCAAATCAATGAGGCTTTCTCATAAAAAACAAAGGATGAATATCATGGCACTGTGAGCCACAAATTCACTCATTTCAAAGTGGAAGGGGGACAGGAAGCTTGGTCCGGAGTGGCCACGGCTGGGAGTCATCGCATCTTGTTGGCGCCCTGACAAGACAATATCACATAATGCCGCTGACTATTTCAACTGCTTATACATTAAAAAGACTTAAAAAGACATTGATACATACAATGTTAACTACTCTTGCTACTTTTCACATTGACTTCTTCATATCGTGTACTACAGCCTACCGAACACTTTAAAACTACTTTTGCTTTGTAAACTTGAGTGTTGCTTCCCTCCAGTGGACAGTCTGATAACATTTCATGAGGAATTTGCACTTGGCCCCGCACATCTACCTCACAGTGAAGTGGTTCAGGCTTTTATATCTTGGTGGTGGGGAGTTGTGCaaacatgttctccccatgcttgcatGGGCTTTCTGCAgatactccagcttcctcccacaagTTCATCgaagactctgaattgtccaAAAGATGTGAATGTGCAAATCGCCCATGGCCCTAATGAGGTCGTGCTGGAGGTGGTTGTCAAATGCATGATGGCCCGTGGGGCTAGAGAACACGTTAAGTGTTATTTTTCCAATCATAGAACGGTCATTGCTAATTTTGTCCATTGGAGGTCGCTCCGACTCTGACATTCCAAAATTGTCTATTAAGCATGATTTGAAATGGTGTTGATACGCTTGACTTATCTAAAAGATGCCCGTCACTGTTCGAAACAAACCAAATCCTGTTTTAGGATCCCAGAATGGTAGACACCAAACAAAACTccgtaataaaaaaatatttattcacacAAAAACGCACCGACAAAGAAGGCACAGAAATCGCTGGCCAAATAATGACcagggaaagaaaaacaacactataaccaaaagcgcttgcaaaaggcaaggaagaaATTAACCCGAGACTAACAAACGAAATACCAAGAACCCACTTCATGTGAagcaagaacaaaaaacaaaactaagactGGACTTACAAAAACATAGAACCCAGAGAACCAGAACAAACACGACAATAGCGAGAGGTCTAGAACAATGATCACTTGCACAACAGCAGTAGCAAGTtcaacaatactccgacaaacTGCTGAAAGTTTGTTGGTCCTTAAAATACATGGCTCCCTAATGAAAAAATtgacagcaggtgtgcacacagCAGGACGGGCTCcggtctgccacctgctggtgaaaacaagaacaggaacatgacaatgCCATGTTTCAGTCGCAAAGGAAGCCCACTTCATAGAAAATGCTTTGCCACCTTTGCAATAtgaactgtactgtatatataaacttATCAGGCCTCAAATATACTAGCCTGGTCTCGGGCCCATTTGAGATCAAAATGCGGTAGATGTGACCCCTGAACTACAATGACTTTCATTAACCTCCTATCGACAATTTATGGCTGGATAATGAGTAGTTGTCCATATGTGCCTAAGGATTGACTTGCCACCACCGCAGGCTGTGATAACTCTAACTTACCTCAACTGTCTGTTGGGGGCACACATGATGACCGGCGAGATCGGCACATGGTTTTCTGTGAGAAAGAGTCTTTGATGTTATCAAGTAAACAGCGCTGTTTTCCCCAATTTAATTCTTTCGGGTTGTGTTTCATTGCAAATAATATTACTGCTGACACTACCTTGGTATGAAGTTTATGATGAAGGCCCGCGTCAGACAGCCAGGGATGTCTCAGAGCCTCGGACGCTCCCATCCTCCAACTGTAAAGTGATTAACATGTCAGTCACGGTTTAGGAGGCAAAATGACATCACGCTGAAGGTAAGTGTACCTTTTATTGATGACAAGTAGTCGGCTGATGAAGTCTTTGGCCTCTTCAGACGTGTCCACAAACTCTTGCTCTTCAAAGCTGCACTGGCAGGCCAAGATGTTGTTGAGTGTCTCGTTGTCGTCGTCGCCCAGGAAAGGACAGAGGCCGCTCAGACTaagcgggggggttgggggggggggggggtgaaatacagcgctgcatgtttatttttattattgcgtATTGTTTACATGTCAGCCCGGGTTTAGTTCCCAGCTGACATGGGGCCAGACGCGGCATCCTCACTGGACTGGCTGGGAGtgaattgcagggcacatatagacaaaataaaaaacaattaaacatttCAACTCTCATATGGTCTTGAATGAACCAAACATGATTTTGGCGCGTAGGAGGAAGCTGGAATACATGGAAAAAACATGGGGAGCAAgcgtggggagaacatgcaaactccactcagggccTGAGCAGAGATTAGACCCAGGAACCTTTTGACTGTAAGGCTGAGGCAGAAGTGCTCACCACAGTTCCACAGTGTTCCCGAAAATGGTTATAAAAGATTTGATCATGATGTACattaatccctcgtttatcacggttaatgaggactaaaaccacccgcgataaacgaaaatctgcaagaagctgcgaaagtcagcaaaatgagtgagtcacatagagcaacatatacagtactgtacttcatgtatatgattttttttatgaatgtttgaaaaaatctgcgatgcactgaagccgtgataaacgaaccccgaaatagcgagggatcactataatgtctttttaaatgcaaaaaaatggattaaattGAAACTAAATTAATTTTAGCTTAGGTAGCAGATACAATCAAGATTTGTCTGTCTTTATCAGAGGACATATTTATTGCAGGCAGAATTTGTGGAGCAAATTTGTGCCCTCAAACGCcccctccacctttttttttaattcattgaaaTTAAAGAGAACTGGGGTGGTATCGTGACATGTAATGTATACTCACAGCATGTATGTGATGACACCAAGGCTCCACATGTCTGTGTTAAATGATACAAAGTCATAGTTGATCACCTCAGGAGCAAGAAACTCTGGAGTCCCGAAATTGACTCGCAGCTTCTCCCTCGGTTTGTATCTATTTGAGAAAAGAACCGCATCAGTGACgtcaacaaaaaagtcaagatTACAAAAGCAAAAGCGAACACTTACATCCTAGCGAGACCAAAGTCGATGATCTTGATTTTATTAGTGACCCTGCTTACACACAGGATGTTTTCCGGCTGCAATTAAAGAAAAATCCACTTTCACGTATACTTAATGCATCAAATAAGAAACAACTTTGTGTGCATTCAAGTTACCTTTAAGTCCAAATGTATGATGTACATTTTGTGCATATGCTGCAGGCCCTCACAGATCTGCCTGATGAACACCACGGCATCCAGCTCCATTAGCGTGTAGTTTTCATCAATTATCCTGTCAAACAGCTCGCCTCCGCCCACGCTAGCAAAAGGAtggtaaaaaaacaataaatcagtcaatccatctgaaaaaaaatcagtaaagtCTATTAAAGAAACATACATGCCATACCACAAAATGCAAACCATTcattggtaaaaaaaacaataaataaataattttttagcAAAAAAGTGCAGTGATGAGGCACAAAATCTTCGGAACAAAATTTTATAGACTGTTGTTATTACCAAAGTGATGGAGAGCCCAAGTATGACAAAACAAAGGATGCTCTTGGGCTTGGCTGCCTCTGGAATGCACTCACTACAAAACTTTTCGTCTGgcaatttacagaaaaatgcatccaaactaaTCAGGAGAAGCATCATCATGGAACAAGACAATGACCCAAAACACATTGTCAACACAACAAAGGACTTCATCATCATTGGAGAAATGCAAGGGCTTAGATTGGCCACATCAATCACTAGACCTCAACCCAATAGAGCATACATTTTACATCCTGAAGAGAGAAATCCCCGGATAACAAACAGGAACTGAGAGAGGCTGCGGTATAGCCCTTGGAAGAGCATTTCACATTACAACAGTCAAATGCTCACAGATTTGATGCAGTTATTGTTGGTTATGCCACCAAATGTTCAACATTATTCACTTCAAGTTCATGTCATCATGTTCATCCCAATACTTTGGCACACAAACTTTTGTCTCATCTTCATCTTACGATCTGAAACCCAATTGACTTGagaatacaacaaaaacaaaatgattgacCTGGCCGTTGCAGTACTTTTAGAAGGCAGTGCATTTGGTTGCAGAATTCATCTCAACGTGATGCATATGCAATGTCCCACTTGGGTTACAAAAAAACGGTTCCCACCAGGTTTAGGAGATCAACTCTTGAACACCAAAGGATTAAAGGTAATCCCCATTATCGTCAGCGGAGAATGTGGAAAGGGTAGAACCTACTATTCGAGCACGAGGATGATGTCATTCCTGGACTCATATGCCGCGTAGAGTTGGATCAGGTTGGCGTGGTCCAGATTGTTCATAACCTGGATCTCGTTTTTCACCAGCTCCTGGTAAAAAATCAACGCAGGAGTGAGAGAAGACAAGTGGAGAAGGAAGCAGGACAATGGCAGTCTGTTCTCATCTACGGTGATGCCACAcaatgcatcatcatcatcatcatcataagcaGCAGCAGCCGCAACGTCATCACTTCGAGGTCAAGTATTTCACCCCTCGACGGTTAAGATCCCTTCAGTGTCTCCTGTTCTACAAGCGCGTGCTCAAGACCGTAAATGAGCCTTTGGTTTTTTTATATCGCATGATCGAGTAGCCGTCTGGGTATCAAGGAAGACGAGTCCATCGTGATAGTGAAGCGCATGAGCGGGGCTGTACCTTTTCTTTCTGGGACTTGGCCTTGATGACTTTGGCTGCCAACGTCAGACCAGATGAGTTTTCAACACACTTGTGCACTTGACCAAAACGACCCCTTTGGAGAAAGACAAAATAGGGAGACAAATTACACTGGAAATCGAAGAGCAAAACGCCATTTTGTTCTCACTGAGCAACTACTTGGCGATGGCTTTGATCGCGTGTTAATGAAAAAGAATTGATGATCTCGGCGCAAACAAACAAGCCTAATCTGTTATTTCATTACAGCGGAGCTCGCCGGTGCCTCCGCTTTGAAGATGTGGATTCACACTTAGTGATTAGCAAGCAGCTGGCACCAGAGATACAGTTTCACATACCGCTCAGTCCGGCAATAAAAATAGACGGCAAGACTCTAGAGTTATGAAGCGGAAAAGGTGAGGAGGGGGACTGGGCAGGGGGGCAGATTATACAAGGCTTCATCGTGGGAAGGGAAAGTATGAACCCTTTCACCGAAACATAAACATGCCATCatcattctttttgtttgaaattcatACTGGATTTTGAAGAGCATCTCTCACCCGCCCAAGACCTCCTGCCAATTGATGGTGTAGAAGTTGCTGATCTGGTTGGGTTTGGCCGACACGATGCGGTGATTAAACGGCGCTGCCGGGGGAGGAGTGCTATCTAAAGTGGAGCGAAGACATAATCCGTGTTAAGAACATTCCGTTGTAATTGACTGCCATTGTCGAGCAgctacaatatatatttttgcaggCTTTTGTCACTTGCTATCGTCTTGATTTCCTGCTAGATCATTTCAGTCGACCGAGTCCCTTTTGATTAATGTCTGTCACAGGAACTTCAACACTTAAGGTGATGGAACCTTGTAAGGTATTGCCCCAAAAATGTAGAATGTGTTTCCTCGTGAACAAAAAACCCCCTCTTcagttttattgttttagtttgggggtgtgtggagggggcggggggagtcaTGACTATTTGGTCCCTTCCCAGGTCAGGGAAGTGATTGTGGAGTTCAAGGaacttggggtcttgttcatgaatGAGGGAAAAATGGAGTGGTAGATGCTACCAATTGCCAGGCCAATTGCTACCCATTccattaaaaacatgttgaatcaATGCCTGACTTTTGAAAATACAACATATGGGCAAAGATATGGGCACTTAGACGAACATGAAGGGAAAGtcaaagtaaatatttgcaGCCATCGTAACTGTGTTTGCCTACACCTCTCATCCAAGTATGTCTTTGTGGATCTCGTACAGCACCCACTTCCTCAAAACCATCAATTGTGATCTAGAAAAGTGCTGATTTACCAATAAAGTATTGCACTTCATCCTCCGGCTCCTTTTGCTCCTCGGGcttggcttt
It includes:
- the LOC127616683 gene encoding myosin light chain kinase 3-like isoform X5, producing the protein MNTPVFFSDLERVKTMRSFWEMKLKLEKTTSNKAKKGNEDITDVCEAATLLSSHRTKLHGPKRYLATRKYGTFFNDHNNDGAERPGLTPKAQKTMNPPDTAGISLKKQALLREEVQKLNRENAEKSTQQFSAVYLNLQADVPTGSDSRSYQEAGLGAGEDEENDPDEDVYATEEVVEVQEEVEVVQEEEEEKALKEYEVEEVVEEVIEEVEELTIEESQTSESDNPTDPSRDDCEATFLDTQMEVSVTATGSFVTEELVVVEEYTEVLEVEKDEDKEEQEDWAVFQADGVEFQFDLKERLAREKKEKAKPEEQKEPEDEVQYFIDSTPPPAAPFNHRIVSAKPNQISNFYTINWQEVLGGGRFGQVHKCVENSSGLTLAAKVIKAKSQKEKELVKNEIQVMNNLDHANLIQLYAAYESRNDIILVLEYVGGGELFDRIIDENYTLMELDAVVFIRQICEGLQHMHKMYIIHLDLKPENILCVSRVTNKIKIIDFGLARIYKPREKLRVNFGTPEFLAPEVINYDFVSFNTDMWSLGVITYMLLSGLCPFLGDDDNETLNNILACQCSFEEQEFVDTSEEAKDFISRLLVINKSWRMGASEALRHPWLSDAGLHHKLHTKKTMCRSRRSSCVPPTDS
- the LOC127616683 gene encoding myosin light chain kinase 3-like isoform X4; translation: MWGLVKARGDFTSTWDVWVVSSMCVLVAYFGYRLWNLLCLRRSQRASSHDTQKTTSNKAKKGNEDITDVCEAATLLSSHRTKLHGPKRYLATRKYGTFFNDHNNDGAERPGLTPKAQKTMNPPDTAGISLKKQALLREEVQKLNRENAEKSTQQFSAVYLNLQADVPTGSDSRSYQEAGLGAGEDEENDPDEDVYATEEVVEVQEEVEVVQEEEEEKALKEYEVEEVVEEVIEEVEELTIEESQTSESDNPTDPSRDDCEATFLDTQMEVSVTATGSFVTEELVVVEEYTEVLEVEKDEDKEEQEDWAVFQADGVEFQFDLKERLAREKKEKAKPEEQKEPEDEVQYFIDSTPPPAAPFNHRIVSAKPNQISNFYTINWQEVLGGGRFGQVHKCVENSSGLTLAAKVIKAKSQKEKELVKNEIQVMNNLDHANLIQLYAAYESRNDIILVLEYVGGGELFDRIIDENYTLMELDAVVFIRQICEGLQHMHKMYIIHLDLKPENILCVSRVTNKIKIIDFGLARIYKPREKLRVNFGTPEFLAPEVINYDFVSFNTDMWSLGVITYMLLSGLCPFLGDDDNETLNNILACQCSFEEQEFVDTSEEAKDFISRLLVINKSWRMGASEALRHPWLSDAGLHHKLHTKKTMCRSRRSSCVPPTDS